TTGGGTTAGAGGAGAACTGCGTCCAGGATTCTTCCACGGACTTCAGCCCTGCACGTGCGCGCACTTCATTGATCCACTTCCAGGTTTCCGCGCCGGGACCTGCACTTTCGTTTAACGCTTCCGCGTAAAGCAAGTACAGATCGGCCAGGCGGATTACAGGCCAGGGATATGATTGTATCGTTAGCTCTGTAGCACTTGATATAGTAGCCGGGTTCACCAGCTTTTTAGGCCAGTAGCCAGTCATGGAATACGCCCATGCGTGGTTGTTGGATACCTGGCCCAGCTTGGCTTCTACGTAAACATTATCGGAGTCGGAAAAGCGGCTGCTGCCGTACCAGCGACTGGCATCAAAACCAAGATCGGCATAGTAACGAATCTCACGGTCGAAGTTGAGATTAGCCGTGATGTAATTCGGCTTCAGCATCAACCGCTCGTTATTGGTAGCGGTGCGCTGTGCATAACGGTTGTTATAATCCCAGGTTACATCTTCGTTGATAGGCACGCCGTTCTTTGTATAAAATTGCTCAACGATCTTAAACGGCACGCCGAACGTGGACCATGCGCCATTCTGCTTATCGCTGGTATAGAGTTTCGGAATAGCTTCCTGCTGAAGGCCGCCTGCGCGGCTATTGGTGCTGGCCCATACTATTTCGGAGTTCCACTTCAGACACACTGCATTCCGTATGCTCATTTCCGTTACCGTACGATCCGACACTTTAAAAGGAATGAACGCCGGATTTTGATAGTAAAGTTTTAAACCGACAGCGTGACACTGTTCTATCGCTATGCGGCATGCTTCCGCTGCTCTTTCCCATTTCTTCGGATCTACTGAGGTTGAGAAGAGATGCTCGCCTTTTTTGTTCACCACATCTGCATAATCGCTGTTGCCGTTAAAGAGCGGGCTGGCAGCAGTAACGAGCAATTGCGCCTTTACACTTAACGCTACAGCCTTGGTTGCGCGACCCAGTTCGGTCGCCTCGTTCACGATTTGCGGAGGCAGCTCCAATGCAGCTTCGTCCAGCAGACTGGCGATGTAATTCACGCAGGAATCCACCGGCATCTGCCATACTTTTACTTCATTAGGACCACTGGAAATGGGCAAATTTTTATCGAGCAGCGGAATAGGCCCGTACATACGGAAAAGGAAGTAGTGATAGTACGCTTTCAGAAAAGTCGCTTCCGCCTTCCAGCGTTTCTTTTCGTAATCATCCATATCCGGCACCTTATCGATGTTTTCGATAAACGTGTTACAGTCGCGGATGGCCACGAACATACCACGGCCGCCGCGCGTACCGCCCCAGTAGTTGGAATATGGATCTACTATATTCTGAAACCCGCGCGCAATCTGCCAGGCAGGCATGCTGATATTTACATTGTAGTCATTGCCCCACAGCTCATCGCCGCCGAGAATGGTTAGGTAGTTATATTGATCGGTATACCTTGGCTGATAGCTGTACAAGGTGAACAGGTATTGCTCGGCCTTACTGCGCATGCGAAATACATAGTCTACTGTGGCTACGTTATCCGGCACAATGTCCAGGTAATGGCAACCAAACACCACCGGCCAGCTTAGTAACACCAGCCATAATTTTACGTTCCTGGTTAGTTTTATCATCATATCATTAAGTGCTGATGGTTAAAAAGAAATTTGTGTTCCGAAGTTGATCACTCGTTGTACCGGGTAACCTAATCCATTGCCGCCCATTTCCACATCCCAGAGTTTGAAGCGACTGAGGGCAAACAAGTTGATGCCGCTCGCATAAAAACGCGCCTTTTCGATCTTGATACGGCGCGTAGTCGCCTGTGGCAGGGTGTAACCCAGTTCGGCGGTTTTGAGGCGCAGGAACGCACCATTACGCATGAACCACGTACTGCTCACCTGGTTGTTATTGATGTTACGATTGCTCAGTCGCGGCCAGATAGCGTACAGGTTACGATTATCTTCTGACCAATGATCGTCTGCATAGGCTTTCAGCAAAGCCCTGTCGTTCACAAAAGGTGCTGTAGTGGTGGGATTGATCCAGAACGATTCACGCGCCAGGCCCTGGAAGAAGGCGGACAGATCGAAGCTTTTATACCCTACGGAGAAGCCGAAGCCATACACGATCTCAGGGGTAGTAGGATAACCAATGGGCACCAGGTCGCGGGTAGAGATAATGCCATCGCCGTTTACATCGTGGTACTTAATATCGCCGGCCATGTACT
This genomic interval from Chitinophaga horti contains the following:
- a CDS encoding RagB/SusD family nutrient uptake outer membrane protein, which encodes MMIKLTRNVKLWLVLLSWPVVFGCHYLDIVPDNVATVDYVFRMRSKAEQYLFTLYSYQPRYTDQYNYLTILGGDELWGNDYNVNISMPAWQIARGFQNIVDPYSNYWGGTRGGRGMFVAIRDCNTFIENIDKVPDMDDYEKKRWKAEATFLKAYYHYFLFRMYGPIPLLDKNLPISSGPNEVKVWQMPVDSCVNYIASLLDEAALELPPQIVNEATELGRATKAVALSVKAQLLVTAASPLFNGNSDYADVVNKKGEHLFSTSVDPKKWERAAEACRIAIEQCHAVGLKLYYQNPAFIPFKVSDRTVTEMSIRNAVCLKWNSEIVWASTNSRAGGLQQEAIPKLYTSDKQNGAWSTFGVPFKIVEQFYTKNGVPINEDVTWDYNNRYAQRTATNNERLMLKPNYITANLNFDREIRYYADLGFDASRWYGSSRFSDSDNVYVEAKLGQVSNNHAWAYSMTGYWPKKLVNPATISSATELTIQSYPWPVIRLADLYLLYAEALNESAGPGAETWKWINEVRARAGLKSVEESWTQFSSNPTAYTTKPGMRKIIHQERLIEMAFEGARFWDLRRWKEAEYVMNEPVRGWNYTGKTADEYYQPRLLYNQTFRKRDYLWPIMENDLIVNNQLVQTPGW